A window of Syntrophales bacterium genomic DNA:
TTCATGGCCGTCACGCAGGGTGTGAACCCCGACCGGGCGTCGACCTACCTGCCCCTGCACACGTACCATCCGCTCTGGGATCTCCTGGGGCTCCGCTTCATCCTGCTTCCGGCCGGGGAAGGGATTTCCGTCCGGGAAATGGATACCGGCCTCCCGAGGGTCCGGCTGCTGGCGGACTGGAAGGCGGCGAAGACGCGAAACGAGGCGCTGGCCCTCTTGTCGGAGCCGTCCTTCGATCCCCGGAGGACCGCGATCCTGGAGGATCCTCCGGGTTTCCCGGCGGGTTCGCCCCCGCCTGCCGGGGATTGCTCCATCCGGGATGACGGAAGCAGCCGCAGGGTGGTCACGGCCAGAACGGACCGGCCGGCAATCCTGGTCATCGCGGAGAATTACAGCGCCGGCTGGCGGATCGAGCCGCTAGGGAAACACACCGCGGCACCGTACAGGATCGTACCGGCCGACCACACGCTGATGGCGGTTTCCCTGCCCCCGGGAGAGCATGCCTTTGCGCTCCGGTACAGTCCGCGCTCGTTTCTCGCGGGGGCGTGGATTTCCGTGACGGCGTGGACGGTCCTGGCCTTCTGGAGCGTGTGGAGGGGAGTCCTCCGCCGCCGCAGGGCCCGGACGGGAAGAGGGACATGAGGATTCGGCTTCGGAATAGCGACGGATTTCGGGGTGCGGGGATGCTCGGCGGGGGAGTCGAGACCGCCCTGGCGCTGTCGCTGTTTCTCCTGGTCCTGATCGTTTTCGGCCAGACCGGCGGTTTTGGGTTTATCCATTTCGACGACAACGTTTACGTGACCGGAAACGCCCATGTCCGCTCCGGCCTGACGGGTCCCTCGGTCGCCTGGGCCTTCTCAACCCTTGATGCGGGATTCTGGCACCCCCTGACCTGGCTTTCCCTGATGCTGGATGTCCAGTTGCATGGAGACTGGGCGGGCGGATTCCACTGGACGAATGTCCTGTTCCACGGACTGTCCACGGTGATTCTGTTCCTGGCGCTGTGCCGTATGACCGGAGCCCCGTGGCGGAGCGCCTTCGTGGCGGGGCTCTTCGCCGTTCACCCGCTCCACGTCGAATCCGTGGCCTGGGTCGCCGAGCGGAAGGACGTCCTCTGCGGCTTTTTCTGGATGACCGCCCTGGCGGTCTATGCCTGGTACGCGCTCCGTCCCGGTCCCTGGCGGTATGGACTCCTCCTGGCCGTATTCCTTCTCGGGCTGATGGCCAAGCCGATGATCGTGACGCTGCCGTTCGTCCTCCTGCTCCTCGATGCCTGGCCCCTCCGCCGCGATGAGGCCACCCTGGGGATCGTGGGCAGAAGGGAATTCAGCAGGGTCTCCTGGGGGCGACTGATTCTGGAAAAGGTCCCGCTCTTGGCGATCTCCGCCGGATTTTCCATCCTGGCCTACCAGGCCGAATTTCGGGCGGGGGCACTCGGCCCGGACGCCGTCTATCCCCTGGCAGACCGGATTGCCAATGCCCTGGTCTCCTATACCGCCTATCTCCGGCACCTCTTCTTGCCGACGGGCCTGGCTCCCTTCTACCCGCATCCGGGCCAATGGCCGGCCGGACAGGTGCTCCTCTCCGGGGTTGTCCTGGCGGCGATCAGCATTGCCGTCTTTGCCCTGGCGAGGCGCCGTCCCTGGTTGGGCGTCGGCTGGCTCTGGTACCTGGGAACCCTGGTGCCCGTGAGCGGGATCGTCCAGATCGGGAACATCGCCATGGCGGACCGGTTCATGTACATTCCCCTGGTCGGTCCCGCCATCATGCTGGCCTGGGGGGCTTCGGGCGGGTCCGGACGGCCCGGCGCAGGCCGGAGGATCGCCGTTCCGGCCGGGATTCTCATCCTGGCCGCCTGTGCCCTGCTTTCCTGGTATCAGGCCTCCCACTGGAAAAGCACGGAGACGCTCTTCCGGCACACCCTGGAGGTGACGGAGCGAAACGACAAGGCACACCACGCCCTGGGGCTGGCCCTTCACGAGCGGGGCCTCTCCATCGATGCAATCCGCCATCTGGAGGCCTCCCTGGCACTGCGGGAAGATGCCCGGGCCAGAAACGACCTTGGCGTTGCGCTGATGGGGGCGGGGCGTCTCAAGGATGCGGAGGCACAATTCCGGAAGGTGGTTGTCCTTCGGCCCGCTGTAGCGAAATACTGGAACAACCTGGGTGCCGCCGTGGCCTCGCAGGACCGCCCGTCCGAGGCGGTTCCCCTGTTCCGGGAGGCATTGCGGCTTCAACCGGATTACCGGGAGGCCCGGCGAAACCTGGAGCAGGCCCTGGTCGTGCCGCCAGGCGCCTCTCCCTCGCACCGCCGGTAATCACCCTCATTCCTTCTGCACGGAAATGAATAGACGGGGAAGTATTCCGCTCCTTCAGGAAGCGGTTCCGGATGCGTTGTGCCTCTTTGCAAGGCAGGCGAGGACCGTCCGGAGGACCTCCTCTACCATGATGACCTGCATGCACCGGCCGTCAAGGCAGGGGGAAAAGCGGTGGTTGAAGGCGTTCACACAGGGGCTGCAGGCGAGCTTCGCGTAGATCGTATGGGGCCGCCCTCCGATGGCGCCGAAGAGACGGGGTGTTTCCGGTCCGAAGAGGACCACGTTGTCGATGTCCGTCATGGAGGCGAAATGGCCGGGGCCGCTGTCGTTGGTCACCAGGACGTCGGCGAGCGTGTACAGGACCAGGAGTTCCCGGAGCGTCGTCTTTCCGGCCAGCGATACGGCCCGGCTTGATCCGATCCGGGAGCACAGATTCTCCGCCGCCGCCGCCTCCGAGGGGGCTCCGGTTATGATCAGTCTCGCATCCGGCCTTGCCTCCAGGATTTTCCGCCCGAGATCGAAAAAGTTTTCCAGGGACCATTTCCGCAGGGGAAGAAGATCGCCGGCGTTGGGATTCAGGAGAACCAGCGGGCCACTTTCCGCCGTTTGGGGCATTTCCGAGAGGCGCTTCTTCAGGCGTCCGGTTTCCTCTGCTGTCGGCCGGAAACAGGGGGCCGTGACCGCGAGGTCTCCTTCGGGGACCTTGGACAGCGGGATCTCCCCCGACTCCCTCTCCAGCGCGTCCACCAGGAGAAGATAGGCCTTTGCCGTGTGAAGGTAAGGATTGTACTGCACCCGGTGGGTCATCAGGTCACCCCGGTAGGGGGCCTCGCTGGTGAAGCGGTGGAGGCCGACCCGCCGTTCCGCTCCCGTCAGGAACGAAATGATCGCCGAGGCACGGGCAAAGAACTCGAGATCTACCGTCGCGTCGATCCCCAGCCTCCGGATCCGGATCAGGGCGGCCAGGATATCCCGCGTGAAGGTCGGGAAGTCCCTGTTCCGGATGACGAGCACGTTCTCCTCCGGCAGGAGGTCCAGGATAAACAGGATCTCCCGGTTCTCCTCGAAGACCATGAAATAGACGTTTTCCCGGCCGGCCCGTTCGATGGCCCGCCGGATGGCGCTGTAGGCCAGGACCGTCGCCCCCTGTTCGATGAGCTTGATGAAGAGGATTTTCCTTGCGGGCGAAGGGGAAGCGGCGCGTGGCTTGAATGCGTCCAGCAGACGCCGCAGCGCTGTGAGGATGAAGCAGATCCCTTTTCCCGTCCAAACGTCAATGATCCGTATCGTTTCCGCTTTCAAAGGGTCACTCCTGCATCGAGCCGGGGTTAGGCAAGGTTGAAGGCCCGGCGGCTGCTTGCGCCTTTCATAAGGGAATCCTTGAGGAAAAGCAATCGCGAACATTTTCGCTTGACAGCACCGGATCAATCGGGTAGACGGTTCACGAACTGACCATCGGTCAGTAAATGACCGTTATTCACAGGCAGGACTTGCGGTCATTCATCTCCGGGGAAACAGCGTGGGGCTCGAAGAGCGAAGAAGGCGGGAGAAGGAAAACCGGAGGGCGGCCATTCTCAAGGCGGCCCGGAAGCTCTTTTTTGAGAAAGGTTTCAAGCCGGTAACGGTTGAGAGCATCGCCCACAAGGCCGAGCTCAGCAAAGGTTCCATCTACCTGTACTTCAACAGCAAGGAGGAGATTTACACACAGATCCTCCTGAGCGACATCGACAAGTTCCACAAGAGCATCGCCGACCTGTTCCGTACCGGAGTAACGGCGTCCGATCTTCTCGTCGAACTGGCCCGAATCTACATCAATTTTTTCCTGGGCGACAAGGAGCTGTTCCGGATTCTCATGACCTTCATGCTTCACACGGAGCACATGAACCTTCCGGAAGAGCTGAACCGCCACATCGTCAAAACCACCAACAAGACTGTCAGCATCATTGAGAAAATCTTCCAGTACGGGGTGGAACGGGGGGAGTTCCCAGCCACGATGAACCTCCGCCTGAACCGTGACGTCATATGGGGTCTTCTCAATGGGATCATCTCCCTGCACATCTTCACGGGGCAGGAGGCTCGCAGAGAAGAGCGCATCCGCACCACCGTCGAAGAGGGGATCCGCGAAGTCATTCGCGGTCTGTCCGCCCGGGAGGCAGCGACGGAAAATCCGGTGATGACGGCTGCAGGCGGAAGAGCGGACCGGTAGAATCGGCGTTTCACCCCTGAAGCAAGCAGGGGGCGGAAACGTCGTCAGTCATTGGTAAACGTAACGGACATTTGGGAAGGAGGTTGTTATGAGCAAGCTGGTAAACGGGAGAGATCAGCAGTTTGTCCTTTTCGAACAGCTCGGGATTGAAAAGCTGTTCGCCACCGAGAAGTTTTCTGCTTTCTCCAAGGAAGACATCCTGATGATGCTCAATGAGGCGGAGAAACTCTGCGCCAACGTCATCGAGCCCACCTACAAGGAAGGGGATCACGAAGGCTGCACCTTCAAAGACGGCAAAGTCTTCGTTCCGAAATGCTTTCACGATGCATACAAGAAATACTGCGAAGGCGGATGGCTCGCCATGATTCGCGACCCCGAGGTCGGCGGGCAGGGAGTGCCTCACGTGATCGGCAACGCCTGCTCCGAGCTCATCTCGGCGTCCAATTTCGCCTTCTGGATGTATCCAGGCCTGACCAACGGCGCCGCCGCCCTGATCCAGACATTCGGGACGGAGGAGCAGAAGAACAAGTACATGTTCAAGATGTATGAAGGCAAGTGGGGAGGCACCATGTGCCTCACCGAGCCCGGCGCAGGCAGCGACGTCGGCGCCCTGAAGACGAGCGCCAAGCGCCTTCCCGACGGCAAGTACCTCATCACCGGGACAAAATGCTTCATCTCCTGCGGCGATCACGACCTGACCGAAAACATCGTCCATCCCGTCCTGGCGCGCATCGAAGGGGACCCCCCGGGGACGGCGGGCATCTCCATTTTCATCGTTCCCAAGTACCGGGTGAACGACGACGGCTCCATGGGTGAATTCAACGACGTCAAAACGGGAAACATCGAGCACAAGATGGGTATCAAGGCCAGCGCCACCTGTACGCTGAACTTCGGTGAGGACGGAAAGTGCATCGGCGAGCTCCTCGGCAAGGAGCGCGAGGGAATGCGGGTCATGTTCCAGATGATGAACGAGGCCCGGATGGAAGTGGGCATGCAGTCCCTGGGGCACGCCACGGCAGCCTTCGAGCAGGCCCTGGCCTACACCCGTGAGCGCATCCAGATGACCCCCGTCTGGGAGATGAAGAATCCCGACGCCAAGGCCGTTCCCATCATCAAACATCCCGACATCCGCCGGGACCTGATGTGGATGAAATCCTACGTGGAGGGGCTCCGGGCCCTGAACCTCTACGCTTCCTTCTGCCTGGACATGTCCCATGTGACGGAAGGTGCGGAGTCCAAGAAGTGGTTCGGCATGCTGGAACTCCTGACCCCGATCTGCAAGGCCTTCTCCTCCGACATCGCGCTGATGGTCTGCTCCAAGGCCGTCGACGCCTTCGGCGGTTACGGCTACTGCAGTGAATACCCCGTGGAGCAGTACATGCGGGACGTCAAGATCGCCGCCATCTACGAGGGAACCAACGGCATCCAGGCCCTCGACCTGGTGGGACGCAAGCTGGGCGCCAACAAGGGCGCGAACGTCATGAACCTGGCCGGCGAGATCATGGCGACCATCGGCAAGGCAAAGGCATCCAAGGAACTGGCCAAATACGCCGGCAAGCTGGAAATAGCGGGGAACGCCCTGATCGACCTGACCATGGCCTTCGCAGGCTACGGCAAGAGCTCGAGCTTCCTGCTGCCCGTCCTGAACGCCTCCACCTACCTGGAGATCTTCGGGGACGTGGTCCTGGGCTGGCTGCTCACCCAGGGAGCGTTGATCGCGGAAGAGAAGCTGGCCGCCCTGTACGAGGCGAACGGCGCCGATACCGTCGGGAAGCAGCGTGCGCTGGTGCACACGAATCCCGATGTGGCCTTCTACCAGGGAAAGATCATGTCGGCGAAGTTCTTTGCCGTGGAGATGCTCTCGACGGTCAAGGCACGCTGCGATCTCATCAAGGAAGGGGAGAAGGTGCCCATCGAGATCGCCGACGAGTGCTTCTCGGCATAACGTTCCGCTCTACCGATTTTCACAAGGAGGAAAGACATGTCATATCAGATCAAGAAAGCCGCTGTTCTGGGAGCCGGGGTCATGGGGGCCACCATTGCCGCCCACCTGACCAACGCGGGGATCGAGTGCTGTCTGCTCGACATCGTCCCCTTCGAGCTCACCGAAGCCGATAAGAAGGCCGGGCTGACCGAGAAGAGTCCCGCCTGGCGGAACCGCTTTGCTGCAGGCGGGCTGGCCGGCGTCACGAAATCCAAGCCGGCGAGTTTTTACTCCAAGAAAAACGCCTCCATGATCAAGATCGGCAACTTCGAGGACAACCTGAAGTGGCTGGCTGACGTGGACTGGGTCATCGAAGTCGTCGTTGAGAACCTGAAGATCAAGCAGGACCTGTTCGCCAAGGTCGAAAAAATCGTGAAGCCCGGCTGCATCGTCACGACGAACACCTCGGGCCTTCCCATCAAAGACATCACCGCCAACTTCGGCAAAAAGCTCAAGGAGCACTTCCTGGGCACCCACTTCTTCAATCCGCCCCGGTACATGAAGCTTCTTGAGGTCATTCCCGGCAAGGAGACAAAGAAGGAAGTCGTCGAGTTCATGATCAAATTCTGCGAGGAAGTCCTCGGGAAGGGTGTCGTGGTCTGCAAGGACGTCCCGAACTTCATCGGCAACCGCATCGGCGTCTTCGACATCTCCAACGCCGTCGCTCTGATGGTCCAGAAGGGCCTGAAGGTGGAGGAAGTGGACGCCGTCATCGGCAAGGCCGTCGGCCGTCCCGGCACCGCCGTCTTCGGGACCCTGGACCTGGTGGGCCTCGACACGGGCTACCACGTCATGAAGAACCTCCATGCCGCCGTGCCCGACGATGAGTCCCGGGACCTCTTCATCCCGCCGGGATTCATGGACAAGATGATGGAGAAGAAGTGGCTCGGCAACAAGACCAAGCAGGGTTTCTACAAGAAGACCAAGGACGAGAAGGGCAAGAAGGTCAAGCTGGTGCTGGACTACAATTCCCTCGAGTACGTGGCGCCCACGAAGCCCAAGTACGCGTCCGTCAGTGAGGCCAAGAAGGCCTCCGACCTCGGCATTGCCGAATCGATGAAGATCGTCTTCAGCGGGAAGGACAAGGCCGCGGACCTGATCCGGGAATACCTCTGCAACAACTTCATCTATGCGGTGAACCGGATTCCCGAAATCGCCGACCGCGTCGTCGAGATCGACAACGCCATGAAGTGGGGCTACAACCACGCCCTCGGACCCTTCGAGACGTGGGATGCCGTGGGTGTCCGCAATGCCGTGGACGCCATGAAGAAGATGGGCAAAAAGGTGCCCAAGAAGATCGAAGACATGCTCAAAGCGGGCTGCGAGTCCTTCTACGCGAAGAAGACGGACGGCCTGTACTATTATGATTTCGCCAAGAAGGGCTACGTCAAGCTGGAGGAGAACCCGAGAATCATCCTCCTGCCCAGCCTGAAGGAGCAGAAGAAGGTCGTGGCGGAGAACGCCTCAGCCAGCCTCATCGACATCGGTGACGGCGTGGCCTGCCTCGAGCTCCACACGAAGATGAATGCCGTGGATGACGGCGTGATCGAGATGATCAACACGAGCTGCGACATCGTCGAGAAGGACTTCCTCGGCATGGTCGTCGGCAACCACGATCCCCGGGCCTTCTCGGCCGGTGCAAACATCTTCAAGGTCCTCCTGGCCATCCAGCAGGGTGACTGGGACGTCTTGGAAGCGCTGGTCGCGAATTTCCAGAACGCCAACATGAGAATGAAGTACCTCGGGAAGCCCGTTGTCACCGCCCCGGCCGGACTGGCCCTGGGCGGTGGCTGCGAGATCGCCATGCACGGCGCCCGCTGTCAGCCCTGCGGGGAGACCTACATGGGCCTCGTGGAAGTCGGCGTCGGCGTGATCCCCGCGGGCGGCGGATGCAAGGAAATCCTGGTCCGCGTAACCGAGGGTCTTCCCGACGGTGTCGTCGAAGCGGGCCTCAACCTGCAGTTCCACATGGCCAAGGCCTTCGAGAACATCGGAACCGCCAAGGTCGCCACCAGCGCCATGGAGGCCATGGAGCTGGGGTACATCCGCAAGACCGAGAACATCAGCCTCAACCGCGATCAGCAGCTCTGGGACGCCAAGCAGGTCGTTCTCGGCCTGTCCATGTTCTACAAACCGCCGCGGCCGGCTCTTATTCCCGTGATGGGCGAGAACTTCCGCGGGATGGCCAACGGCGTCCTGTACAACATGCGCCACGGCAACTATGCATCGGACTACGACGTCCATGTCGGCCGGAAGGTTGCCTACATCCTCTCCGGCGGCGACTGTGCAGAAGGGACGTACGTTACGGAGCAGGAAATCCTGGATCTCGAAAAGGAAGCCTTCCTCTCCCTCTGCGGCGAGAAAAGGACCCAGGACCGGATCATGCACATGCTCACCACGGGCAAGCCGCTCCGGAACTAGTAGCAATTTCAACAATGACGCGGGCGCCTTCGCCCGCGCATCCTAAGGAGGAATATCATGACTGATGCTGTGATTGTCGAAGCGGTCAGAAGTCCTGGTGGACGTTATAAGAGGGGCGGCCTTGCCGCAACGAGAGGAGACGAGATCGGTTTCCAGGTGATCCGGGGCCTCATGGCCCGGGTCCCCGCGGTGAAGCCGGAAGACGTGGACGACCTGATCGTCGGCTGCGCCTTCCCGGAGGCCGAGCAGGGCATGAACTACGGCCGGGTGCTCGCCATCGGTGCCGGACTGCCGATCAGCGTGTCCGGCATGACGATCAACCGTTTCTGCTCCTCGGGCGTGCAGTCCATCGCCGACGCCACGGCGAAGATCCGGGCCGGCTGGTCCGATATCATCATCGCCGGCGGCTGTGAGACCATGTCCCACATCCCCATGGGCGGCAGCATTTTCCGCCCGAACCCCGACTGGAACTTCGACGGCGGCCAGCCCAACGTGTACGTTTCCATGGGCATCACCGCGGAGAACGTGGCGGTCAGCTACAACGTCTCCCGGGAAGACATGGACAAGATGGGCGTGGAGAGCAACCGCCGGGCTTACGAGGCCATCAAGGCCGGCAAGTTCAAGGAAGAGATCATTCCCATCGAGGCCTTCAAGTACAAGAGGGACAAGAACGGGAAGCGGATCCGTGAGAAGGTCGTCTTCGACACGGACGACGGCGTGCGCTGGCCCGTGAAGCTGGAGGACATGGCCAAGCTGAAGTCGCCCTTCAAGGCGGGCGGCGTCATCACGGCGGCCAATGCCTCCCAGATGACCGACGGCGCGGCGTTCTCCCTGCTCATGTCGACCGAGAAGGCCAAGGAACTGGGGCTGAAGCCCCTGGCCAAGCTTAGCTACTTTGCAGTGGCGGGCTGCAAGGCCGAGGAGATGGGCATGGGCCCGGCCTACGCGATTCCCAAGGTCCTGAAGATGGCGGGCCTGACCGCGAAGGACATCGATGTCTTCGAGATCAACGAGGCCTTCGCCTCTCAGGCAATCGCGTCCTGCCGTATCGTCGGGATCGAGGACCGCTACTGGTCAGGCGACATCAACCCGAACGGCGGCGCCATAGCCCTGGGGCATCCCCTGGGAGCCACCGGCGCCAAGCTGACGGCGCAGCTGCTCCACGAGCTGAAGCGCCGGAAGGCGAAACGGGGCATCGTCTCCATGTGCATCGGCGGCGGCATGGGTGCGGCTGCGATCTACGAGATGCTGTAACCGTCAACCATAGTTTCCAACGGCGCGTCCCGGCCGGGAAGGACGGGGCGCGACCGGTGGCCTGATAGGAAAAGCCGCGGCCCCGTGCCGCGGCTTTTCTGTTTTGTACCGGCGCCCCCTGTGCTATATCGCTCCTGTCGCCCGGTCAGGGGTTGCACGCCGGCGGCGATTCACGGACATTCGGGAGGAATCGAATCATGAGAGTCGGGTTTGTTCAGACCAAGCCGGTTTTCGGCCACGTGGACGGGAACGTCGAGCGGGCCGTGAAGATGATCCGCCGCTGCGACGCGGACCTGATCGTCCTTCCCGAGCTGTTCAACACGGGATACCTCTTCACCTCCAAGGAAGAGGTCCGGGATCTGTCCGAGACGGTTCCGAAGGGAAGGACGACGGAGGCCCTGCGGGAGGTCGCCGCGGAGCGGAACGTCCACATTGTGGCGGGGCTGATCGAGCGGAGCAGGCGGAAATATTACAACGCTGCCGTCCTGGTATCTCCCGGCGGCTCCGTGGAGACTTACCGGAAGATCCACCTCTTCCACGAGGAGAAGCTCTGGTTCGACCCGGGCGACCGGCCCTTCACGGTTTACGACATCGGCTCCTGCCGGGTCGGGATCATGATCTGCTTCGACTGGTTCTTCCCCGAGTCCATGCGCATCCTGGCCCTGAAAGGGGCCGACGTGGTGGCCCACTGCGCCAACCTCGTCCTGCCCTTCTGCCAGGACGCCATGATCACCCGCTGCCTGGAAAACCGGCTCTACGCCGTGACGGCGAACCGTATCGGATCGGAGAAGCGGGGCGGGAAGTTCTGCCTCTACACGGGCCGCAGCCAGATCACGGGTCCCCAGGCCAATCTCCTCTATCGGGCCGGAGCCGGCGAGGAGGAGATCGGGAGCGCTGCGATTGACGTCGCCGCTGTCCGGGACAAGCGCCTGAACGCCCACAACGTACTCCTGGACGACCGCCGCATCGAGTTCTACGGCGATTTGACGGCCCCGGGCGTCCGCGTCGGGGACACCTGAATCTTCACGTCCACGGCACAGCATCCCCGGCCCTCCCCGTAAACCAGGACCGGGTTCATGTCGAGGTTCCGGATCTCCGGGTGATCCGCCAGGAGACGGGAGACCGCGACAATCAGTTTCCGCAGGGCATCCAGGTCCGCCGGCGGCTCCCCCCGGAATCCTTTCAGCAGGGCCGCCCCCCGGGTCTCCCCGATCAGGGATCCCGCCTCCTCTTCCGTGAGCGGCGCCACCCGCAAGGCCACGTCCCGCAGGACCTCCGTCAGGATTCCACCGAGTCCGAAGACGACTAGCGGGCCGAATTCCCGGTCCTGCCTGCCTCCCACGATGACCTCCCGGCCCGGCGGCACCATTTTCTGCACCAGCCAGGGGCCGGCCATTCCGTCCAGGGCCTCTTCCAGGGCCTGCTCATCCTCCAGGTTCAGCCGCACCCCGCCAGTCTCGGTCTTGTGGAGCACGTCCGGGTCGGCCGTCTTCAGGGCTACGGGATAACCGATGCTCCGAGCCGCCTCCACGATCTCCCGGCGATTCCCGGCGACGGTGAACGGCGGGTGGGGGATTCCGCAGGAAGCCAGGAGAGGGAAGGCCTCCTCCGGGGGCAGGAAGCGATCCGGGCCTTCCGCCGGAAGGGAGGGAACGCTGAAGAAAACGGTTTCCCGCGGCTGGCGATCGATCTCCTGCAGGCGCAGGTGAAAGCGGCGGGAGACCGCCAGGGCCGAGAGGGCCTGCCGGGCGTCCGAAAAGAGCGGGAGGCTGCAGGTCTGCTTCAGGGTAAAGTGAAACTTCCGGCTGGCGATCACGTAGATGACCACCGGCTTGTTGTAGCGCTCCTGCAGCTCCAGGGCGAAGCGGATGAGCGCCTGCGTCTCGGGGATGTGCGCGCTGTGCAGGTAGGTCAGGCCGAAGACCACGCCGTCCACACCGGGCTCCTGCAGGGCCTTTTCGAGCACCTGGATGTAGAAGCGGGTATCGAAGACGTCTCCCAGGTCCAGGGGGTTCGTCATCCGGATGACCCCCGCCCGGGTTTCCCGGCGGATCGTGTCGTACACCGCATC
This region includes:
- a CDS encoding acetate--CoA ligase family protein; this translates as MHPLSRLFYPERVLIYGVSDSPSNLAKFTALNLETFRFPGRMELVGKEGGTYLGRPIHGSIEEIEGSPDLAVLLIPARSVLQVLEDCGRKGVSFAVVQAAGFSEYDEEKSDLEDRIREVLRRYGMRLMGPNCIGTVNLDNGLLLPFFPVEPDAVMKGPASVIAQSGGVVMDSIRLLTLENIGLNKVLSIGNKLDLNECDYLSFFLDDPETRMIGLYLEHVSDGRRLLEIARTARKPIVVLKANRTPASREIAKFHTTALAGDDEVAEAAFRQAGMHRVETLGEMMEVFKAFLLPPMAGDRIGVLCRSGGQGVVLADAVGRAGFRLAQYSDAVYDTIRRETRAGVIRMTNPLDLGDVFDTRFYIQVLEKALQEPGVDGVVFGLTYLHSAHIPETQALIRFALELQERYNKPVVIYVIASRKFHFTLKQTCSLPLFSDARQALSALAVSRRFHLRLQEIDRQPRETVFFSVPSLPAEGPDRFLPPEEAFPLLASCGIPHPPFTVAGNRREIVEAARSIGYPVALKTADPDVLHKTETGGVRLNLEDEQALEEALDGMAGPWLVQKMVPPGREVIVGGRQDREFGPLVVFGLGGILTEVLRDVALRVAPLTEEEAGSLIGETRGAALLKGFRGEPPADLDALRKLIVAVSRLLADHPEIRNLDMNPVLVYGEGRGCCAVDVKIQVSPTRTPGAVKSP